The following coding sequences are from one Chloroflexaceae bacterium window:
- a CDS encoding acyl-CoA mutase large subunit family protein produces the protein MTQDTQATSPDVPERLFAEFEPASPEAWRAAAEKTLKGAPFEKRLLTRTYEGITLQPIYNLTDAASLPHAASLPGLPSYVRGTRALGYLIRPWEVAQEMPYPTAAEVNQAAREDLPRGLTTLHVRLDRATLLGQDPDQAAPEAVGQGGASLATRDDFTALFAEIPLAQTPLLFPAGAVALPLAALIVAAAEAQGVKPSKLQGCIGADPLGALAADGALPIALERSYDAMAWLTAWAATHAPDLRTIQVELHPYHNGGASAVQDLAFALATGAEYLRAMQARGLNVDTVAPRMQFAFSLGSTFFMEIARLRAARMLWARVVAAFGGNAQAQKLRLHGRTSAWTKTRADAYNNMLRATAEAFAGVMGGCDSLHVSPFDEAIGLPDEFSRRIARNVQIILQQECNFYRLVDPAGGSAAVETLTDEIAREAWALFQRIEEQGGMAAALIAGFPQAQAASVRTERMNQIALRREVIVGANMYVNIKEQPFTPRSVDHAALHAERAEALRRFRAGADAGTALEDLARAVAGTPEQVLPAAIAAARAGATLGALTAALAAGSDAGITVEPISAHRGAEMFEALQDAARAYAARTGSRPRVFLATMGPVSQHKARADFSTGFFEAGGFQVIAGPGFQTVEEAAEAAHASGASITVICSTDETYPELVPPLVRLLKEGRPDMTVVLAGYPADQVEAHRAAGVDEFIHLRADCYATLARLQQLKGVAL, from the coding sequence ATGACCCAGGACACCCAGGCGACCAGCCCCGACGTCCCGGAGCGCCTCTTCGCCGAGTTCGAGCCCGCCAGCCCCGAAGCGTGGCGCGCCGCCGCCGAGAAGACGCTGAAGGGCGCGCCCTTCGAGAAGCGGCTGCTGACGCGGACCTACGAGGGGATTACCCTGCAGCCGATCTATAATCTCACCGACGCGGCCAGCCTGCCCCACGCCGCCTCGCTGCCCGGTCTGCCCTCCTATGTCCGGGGCACGCGCGCCCTCGGCTACCTGATCCGCCCGTGGGAGGTGGCCCAGGAGATGCCCTACCCCACCGCCGCGGAGGTCAACCAGGCCGCCCGCGAGGATCTGCCCCGCGGCCTGACCACGCTCCACGTGCGGCTGGATCGGGCGACCTTGCTGGGGCAGGACCCTGACCAGGCCGCGCCGGAGGCCGTCGGCCAGGGCGGCGCCTCGCTGGCTACGCGCGACGATTTCACCGCGCTCTTCGCCGAGATCCCCCTGGCGCAGACGCCGCTGCTCTTCCCCGCGGGGGCCGTCGCCCTGCCCCTGGCGGCGCTCATCGTGGCCGCCGCCGAGGCCCAGGGCGTCAAGCCTAGCAAGTTGCAGGGGTGCATCGGAGCCGATCCCCTCGGCGCCCTGGCCGCTGACGGCGCGTTGCCGATCGCGCTCGAGCGGAGCTACGACGCCATGGCCTGGCTGACCGCCTGGGCCGCGACCCATGCGCCCGACCTGCGCACCATTCAGGTCGAACTGCACCCCTACCACAACGGCGGCGCCAGCGCCGTGCAGGACCTGGCCTTCGCCCTGGCGACCGGGGCGGAGTATCTGCGGGCGATGCAGGCCCGCGGCCTGAATGTGGATACGGTAGCGCCGCGGATGCAGTTCGCCTTCTCGCTTGGTTCGACCTTCTTCATGGAGATCGCCCGGCTGCGCGCGGCGCGTATGCTCTGGGCGCGGGTGGTGGCGGCCTTCGGCGGCAACGCTCAGGCCCAGAAACTGCGCCTGCACGGGCGCACCTCGGCCTGGACCAAGACCCGCGCCGACGCCTACAACAACATGCTGCGCGCTACGGCCGAGGCCTTCGCCGGAGTGATGGGCGGCTGCGACAGCCTCCACGTCAGTCCCTTCGATGAGGCCATCGGCCTGCCCGATGAGTTCTCGCGGCGCATCGCCCGCAACGTGCAGATCATTCTGCAACAGGAGTGCAACTTCTACCGTCTGGTAGACCCCGCCGGCGGCTCGGCGGCGGTGGAGACGCTGACCGACGAGATCGCCCGCGAGGCCTGGGCGCTCTTCCAGCGCATCGAGGAACAGGGGGGCATGGCCGCGGCTCTCATCGCGGGCTTCCCGCAGGCGCAGGCGGCTTCGGTTCGTACTGAGCGCATGAACCAGATCGCCCTGCGCCGCGAGGTGATCGTCGGCGCGAACATGTACGTCAATATCAAGGAACAGCCCTTCACCCCCCGCAGCGTGGATCATGCCGCGCTGCACGCGGAGCGCGCCGAGGCCCTGCGGCGCTTCCGCGCCGGCGCCGATGCCGGGACCGCGCTCGAGGACCTGGCCCGCGCCGTGGCTGGCACGCCCGAGCAGGTGCTGCCGGCGGCCATCGCCGCCGCGCGCGCCGGGGCGACCCTGGGGGCGCTGACCGCCGCCCTGGCAGCCGGGAGCGACGCTGGCATCACCGTCGAACCCATTTCCGCCCATCGCGGCGCTGAAATGTTCGAGGCCCTGCAGGACGCCGCCAGAGCATACGCCGCTCGCACCGGCTCGCGCCCCAGGGTATTTCTTGCTACAATGGGTCCGGTCTCGCAGCACAAGGCTCGCGCCGATTTTTCGACCGGCTTCTTCGAGGCTGGCGGCTTCCAGGTGATCGCCGGCCCTGGCTTCCAGACGGTTGAAGAGGCAGCCGAGGCCGCCCACGCCTCGGGGGCCTCGATTACCGTCATCTGTTCGACCGACGAGACCTACCCCGAGCTTGTGCCGCCGCTAGTGCGGCTGCTCAAGGAGGGGCGACCCGACATGACCGTGGTGCTGGCCGGTTACCCGGCCGACCAGGTTGAAGCGCACCGCGCAGCGGGAGTGGACGAGTTCATCCACCTGCGCGCCGATTGCTACGCGACCCTGGCCCGGCTTCAGCAGTTGAAAGGAGTGGCCCTGTGA
- a CDS encoding alkylmercury lyase family protein gives MTTSQEQVVASAVRRLEQQFPLHARFAALEPATRRLYQAILRMIIQRSQPLERALFATEMAAEQLETALERLNRDDMIILDAEKRIVGAYPVTLEDTPHHLVVNGVAINAMCALDALTVGPMFGAEVEINSVCRMSGEPIHIRQHGRSILEARPASALVGIRWAAPTTCHAAHSMCTEMIFLKDQDRAREWQAGDAEYTSLFGLEETVAFGDAFFTPLLADS, from the coding sequence ATGACCACCTCGCAGGAACAAGTCGTGGCAAGTGCGGTGCGGCGGCTCGAGCAGCAATTCCCGCTGCATGCTCGCTTCGCGGCCCTGGAACCGGCGACCCGCAGGCTGTATCAGGCCATTCTGCGCATGATCATCCAACGCAGCCAACCCCTCGAACGCGCGTTGTTCGCGACGGAGATGGCGGCCGAGCAACTCGAGACCGCGCTCGAGCGCCTCAATCGGGACGATATGATCATTCTCGACGCTGAGAAGCGGATCGTCGGCGCCTATCCGGTAACCCTCGAAGACACGCCCCATCATCTGGTCGTTAACGGCGTCGCTATCAATGCCATGTGCGCCCTTGATGCCCTCACCGTCGGACCGATGTTTGGCGCGGAGGTGGAGATCAATTCGGTATGCCGCATGAGCGGCGAACCGATCCATATCCGCCAGCATGGACGCTCAATCCTCGAGGCCCGGCCTGCGAGCGCGCTGGTGGGCATTCGCTGGGCCGCGCCCACGACCTGCCACGCCGCGCATAGCATGTGCACCGAGATGATCTTTCTCAAGGATCAGGATAGGGCCAGGGAGTGGCAGGCCGGTGATGCTGAATACACGAGTCTCTTCGGTCTGGAGGAGACGGTGGCGTTTGGGGATGCCTTCTTTACCCCATTGCTGGCCGATTCTTAG
- a CDS encoding permease, translating to MRHQTLSNRIERFLPIITLGLLILIVSQVLYASLQAWLSGAELNRVIPVFEAPIASAGKALGAALTAWMPQWRIPTPFGPLDVRYTAAYTLYEWFKLPIILFLTTYAMALLRLSIGTQWIDRTLGRNDLIGAGGGAVLGMFTPVCSCTVTNIYTGLVAGGASQRASAAFLFASPALNEFAIIFMFAVAGPLGGGIYLLGGLLAALLTAYMAPLLGLQPERFIGQIIPLQPRRDIPRENLLLRAHRETWRLFRRLLGVVLLSGLLAGLLVNFNLTLVEGLTRAGAAWWGPILAVILGLPLDINAASTAPILVALHQIVPPGTLVAAMMATTVSSIPEWAMLNRLLGRSATVRVVGWFAAYVIALGLVLNAILA from the coding sequence ATGCGCCACCAGACCCTCAGCAATCGTATCGAGCGCTTTCTGCCGATCATCACCCTGGGGTTGCTGATCCTGATTGTCAGCCAGGTGCTCTATGCCAGCCTTCAGGCCTGGCTCTCCGGCGCCGAGCTTAACCGGGTGATCCCCGTCTTCGAGGCCCCCATCGCCAGCGCGGGCAAGGCTCTCGGCGCGGCGCTGACGGCCTGGATGCCGCAGTGGCGCATCCCGACGCCGTTCGGCCCGCTGGACGTGAGGTATACGGCGGCCTACACCCTCTATGAATGGTTCAAGCTGCCGATCATCCTCTTCCTGACCACCTACGCGATGGCCCTGCTGCGTCTCAGCATCGGCACGCAGTGGATTGACCGGACTCTGGGCCGCAACGATCTCATCGGCGCGGGGGGCGGGGCCGTGCTGGGCATGTTTACGCCGGTGTGCTCCTGTACGGTGACCAACATCTACACCGGGCTGGTTGCCGGCGGGGCCAGCCAGCGAGCCTCGGCAGCCTTTCTCTTTGCCAGCCCGGCCCTTAATGAGTTCGCGATCATCTTTATGTTCGCCGTCGCCGGGCCGCTCGGCGGCGGGATCTACCTGCTGGGGGGGCTGCTTGCGGCCTTGCTCACCGCCTACATGGCCCCCCTGCTGGGGCTGCAACCCGAGCGGTTCATCGGGCAGATCATCCCGCTGCAACCCCGACGCGACATCCCACGCGAAAACCTGTTGCTCCGCGCCCATCGCGAGACCTGGCGCCTCTTCCGGCGCCTGCTGGGGGTGGTGCTGCTGAGCGGGCTGCTGGCGGGCCTGCTGGTCAACTTCAACCTGACCCTGGTTGAGGGCCTCACCCGGGCCGGGGCGGCCTGGTGGGGGCCGATCCTGGCCGTCATCCTCGGCCTGCCCCTCGATATTAACGCCGCCTCGACCGCCCCCATCCTCGTGGCCCTGCACCAGATCGTGCCGCCGGGCACGCTGGTGGCGGCCATGATGGCCACCACCGTGTCATCAATCCCCGAGTGGGCCATGCTTAACCGGCTGCTGGGCCGGAGCGCCACCGTCAGGGTCGTGGGCTGGTTCGCGGCGTATGTGATCGCGCTGGGGCTGGTCCTCAATGCGATCCTGGCGTAA
- a CDS encoding deoxyhypusine synthase family protein: MTSSTPTGAISQFLRHHFRHFNAAALIDAAEAYRAHLEQGGAMLITLAGAMSTAELGLSLAEMIRQEKVHAISCTGANLEEDIFNLIAHDFYERVPHYRDLSPAEEQALFERHMNRVTDTCIPEEEALRRLEGALLEEWTRADRAGECYFPHQFIYRILRSGALEQYYQIDPRDSWVYAAMERDLPIYVPGWEDSTTGNMYAAHCITGEIRNVHTVRGGIEYMIELADWYTRTAARRSVGFFQIGGGIAGDFPICVVPMLHQDLRRTDTPVWGYFCQISDSTTSYGSYSGAVPNEKITWGKLAVETPKFVIESDATIVAPLIFALVLGW, from the coding sequence ATGACCAGTTCAACGCCAACCGGCGCGATCAGCCAGTTTCTGCGCCATCACTTTCGCCATTTCAACGCGGCGGCGCTGATTGACGCCGCGGAAGCCTACCGCGCCCATCTTGAGCAGGGCGGGGCGATGCTGATAACCCTGGCCGGGGCGATGAGCACCGCCGAACTGGGTCTCTCGCTGGCCGAGATGATCCGCCAGGAGAAGGTGCACGCCATCTCGTGCACCGGCGCTAACCTGGAGGAGGATATTTTCAATCTGATCGCCCACGATTTTTACGAGCGCGTGCCGCACTACCGCGACCTCAGCCCGGCGGAGGAGCAGGCGCTGTTTGAGCGCCATATGAACCGCGTCACCGACACCTGCATTCCCGAAGAAGAAGCCCTGCGCCGCCTGGAGGGGGCGCTGCTTGAGGAGTGGACGCGCGCCGACCGGGCCGGCGAGTGCTACTTCCCCCACCAGTTCATCTACCGCATCCTGCGCTCGGGCGCCCTGGAGCAGTACTACCAGATTGACCCGCGCGACTCGTGGGTGTACGCGGCCATGGAGCGCGACCTGCCGATCTATGTGCCAGGCTGGGAAGACTCGACCACGGGCAACATGTACGCCGCCCACTGCATCACGGGGGAGATCCGCAATGTGCATACGGTGCGCGGCGGGATCGAGTACATGATCGAGCTGGCCGACTGGTACACCCGCACGGCGGCCCGGCGCTCGGTCGGCTTCTTCCAGATCGGCGGCGGCATCGCCGGCGACTTCCCCATCTGCGTGGTGCCCATGCTGCACCAGGACTTGCGACGGACCGATACCCCGGTCTGGGGCTACTTCTGCCAGATCAGCGACTCGACCACCAGCTACGGCTCGTATTCGGGCGCGGTGCCGAACGAGAAGATCACCTGGGGCAAACTGGCGGTCGAAACGCCGAAGTTCGTCATCGAGTCCGACGCGACTATCGTCGCGCCGTTGATCTTTGCGCTGGTGCTGGGTTGGTGA
- a CDS encoding heme ABC transporter ATP-binding protein gives MLLDVRSLSYVVNGHRIIDDVSFSLSYGEVMVLVGPNGAGKSTLLGLLAGDLRPTTGDVLLEGVSLTQLSALEQARSRAVLRQRLGVALPFTAYEVALMGRHPRLRADVERPVDHAITRDALASVEMLPYAGRAFPTLSGGEQTRVSLARVLAQQAPLLLLDEPTAALDLRHQHGALHLARAIAAQGGAVLAVLHDLNLAAWYADRIGVLHRGRLVVCGPPWEVLRPEVLGPVYGVTVVVTPHPHADVPVVFSLPNVSAAQDAARSLPPPERSRAHAVDVSRS, from the coding sequence ATGCTCCTCGACGTTCGCTCACTTTCCTACGTTGTCAACGGTCATCGGATCATTGATGACGTGTCTTTTTCTCTGAGCTACGGCGAGGTCATGGTTCTCGTTGGTCCGAATGGCGCCGGGAAGAGCACTTTGCTTGGCCTCCTGGCGGGCGATCTGCGTCCGACGACGGGTGATGTGCTGCTTGAGGGCGTATCTCTCACGCAACTCTCGGCTCTGGAACAGGCCCGGAGCCGGGCTGTCCTGCGCCAGCGCCTCGGGGTCGCGCTGCCGTTCACGGCCTACGAAGTGGCGCTGATGGGACGGCATCCTCGGCTCCGGGCCGATGTGGAACGTCCAGTTGACCATGCGATTACCCGTGATGCGCTGGCTTCCGTGGAGATGTTGCCGTATGCCGGGCGCGCGTTTCCAACGCTTTCGGGCGGCGAGCAAACCCGCGTGAGCCTGGCGCGGGTGCTGGCGCAACAGGCCCCCCTGCTACTGCTGGACGAGCCTACCGCGGCCCTGGATCTGCGCCACCAGCATGGCGCGTTGCACCTGGCGCGAGCCATTGCCGCTCAGGGAGGCGCTGTGTTAGCGGTGCTGCACGATCTGAATCTGGCTGCCTGGTACGCTGACCGCATCGGGGTGCTCCACCGAGGCCGGCTCGTGGTCTGTGGCCCGCCGTGGGAGGTGTTGCGCCCTGAGGTGCTTGGTCCGGTCTACGGGGTTACGGTCGTTGTTACGCCGCATCCGCACGCGGATGTGCCGGTGGTGTTCTCGCTGCCCAACGTAAGCGCCGCGCAGGACGCTGCGCGATCGCTGCCGCCGCCGGAACGTTCCCGAGCGCACGCTGTGGATGTGAGCCGGTCATAA
- a CDS encoding hemin ABC transporter substrate-binding protein, with protein sequence MILLAGCGAATSTTGVAAPPTAPASPVSPPPAGATAAPTVAPVPSPGAEAPRLPVTVTDYQGQQVAITSIERIVSLNGDITEIIFALGMGDRIVGVDSSATYPRERTKALPNVGYQRRLNAEGILALTPTLVIGDETAGPPEALAQIRSAGVPVALTADPPDLAAPMAKIRFVAAALGIPERGETLAAQVEREITTARAAARELSAAPRVLFLYLRGTDVQQVGGSETPIDAMIKGAGGVNAAAEAGIVQFKPLSPEVIVAAQPDVLLLLEKGLESVGGVEGLLRIPGLADTPAARHQHIVAMDDLYLLGMGPRTGQALADLTMAFRAAMLREAGR encoded by the coding sequence ATGATCCTTCTGGCGGGCTGTGGCGCAGCCACCTCGACGACCGGCGTCGCAGCGCCGCCAACCGCCCCTGCTTCCCCCGTCTCCCCTCCACCCGCCGGCGCGACGGCAGCGCCCACCGTCGCGCCGGTCCCCTCTCCCGGTGCGGAGGCGCCCCGCTTGCCGGTCACCGTAACGGATTATCAGGGTCAGCAGGTCGCCATTACCTCTATCGAGCGGATTGTCAGTTTGAACGGTGATATTACCGAGATCATCTTCGCGCTGGGCATGGGCGATCGAATTGTCGGTGTGGATAGCAGCGCGACCTATCCGCGGGAACGCACCAAAGCTCTGCCCAACGTTGGCTATCAGCGCCGGCTGAACGCCGAGGGCATTCTGGCTCTGACTCCCACGCTGGTCATTGGTGATGAAACTGCCGGTCCTCCCGAGGCTCTGGCGCAGATCCGCTCCGCTGGCGTGCCGGTGGCGCTCACGGCCGATCCGCCGGATCTTGCGGCGCCGATGGCCAAGATCCGCTTCGTGGCCGCTGCTCTTGGCATACCCGAACGCGGCGAGACGCTCGCAGCGCAGGTTGAACGCGAGATCACTACGGCGCGCGCCGCGGCCCGCGAATTGTCCGCTGCCCCCAGGGTGCTCTTCCTCTACCTGCGTGGTACGGACGTACAACAGGTGGGCGGGAGCGAAACGCCGATTGATGCGATGATCAAGGGCGCCGGGGGCGTGAACGCTGCCGCAGAGGCGGGCATTGTCCAGTTCAAGCCTTTGAGTCCCGAGGTTATTGTTGCCGCCCAACCTGACGTGCTCCTCCTGCTGGAGAAAGGTCTCGAGTCGGTCGGCGGAGTTGAAGGATTGCTGCGCATCCCCGGTCTCGCCGACACCCCTGCCGCCAGACACCAGCATATCGTCGCGATGGACGATCTGTATCTCCTGGGTATGGGGCCGCGCACCGGACAGGCGCTGGCCGATCTGACGATGGCCTTTCGCGCCGCTATGCTCCGGGAGGCGGGACGATGA
- a CDS encoding iron ABC transporter permease, with amino-acid sequence MSTTGQTIPVASAAHPRGRRLLIPLLLAFLIGSLLVGVGLGPVIVPPEVVIAILLSKLGITLDIPVTQQQMAVLWNIRLPRVLLGALSGAALAVSGALLQGVFRNPLADPGLIGVSSGAALGAVAVIVSGLAPLGLFTLPFAAFVSGAATTLLVYRLSRRHGHTDIAMLLLVGLALNAVAGAFTGLLTYLADDAALRSIVFWTMGGLGGALWETLLAAAPGIALALLLAPRLGRALNLFALGEVEARHLGVTVEQVKRAAVLLAALATGASVALVGPIGFIGLIVPHMVRLAAGPDHRLLLPAAALGGAGLLILADLAARTVAAPAEVPVGLITALAGGPFFLALILRSRQRYGWE; translated from the coding sequence ATGAGCACCACCGGCCAGACAATCCCCGTCGCCAGTGCTGCACACCCTCGGGGCAGGCGCCTGCTGATACCACTCTTGCTGGCGTTCCTGATCGGGTCGCTGTTAGTTGGGGTTGGTCTCGGACCGGTCATTGTGCCGCCTGAGGTGGTTATAGCGATCCTGTTGAGCAAGTTGGGGATTACGCTCGATATTCCGGTCACTCAACAGCAGATGGCCGTGCTCTGGAACATCCGCCTGCCGCGAGTATTGCTGGGGGCCTTGAGCGGGGCGGCGCTGGCAGTCAGCGGCGCGTTGCTTCAGGGCGTGTTCCGTAACCCCCTGGCCGACCCGGGGCTGATCGGGGTGAGTAGCGGTGCAGCTCTTGGCGCCGTGGCGGTGATCGTCTCCGGGCTGGCGCCGCTGGGGTTGTTCACCCTGCCCTTCGCGGCCTTCGTGAGCGGCGCGGCGACGACATTGCTGGTCTATCGCCTGTCGCGGCGCCATGGGCATACCGATATTGCGATGTTGCTGCTGGTGGGCCTGGCGCTCAACGCCGTTGCCGGCGCGTTCACCGGCCTGCTCACCTACCTGGCCGATGACGCGGCACTGCGCTCGATTGTCTTCTGGACCATGGGCGGTCTGGGCGGCGCGCTGTGGGAGACGCTCCTGGCCGCGGCGCCGGGGATTGCGCTGGCATTGCTGCTCGCTCCGCGTCTGGGCCGGGCGCTAAACCTGTTCGCGCTCGGCGAAGTAGAGGCTCGCCATCTGGGGGTAACGGTGGAACAGGTGAAGCGCGCGGCTGTGCTTCTTGCGGCTCTGGCGACGGGCGCCTCGGTGGCGCTGGTTGGGCCGATCGGCTTTATCGGGCTGATTGTCCCGCACATGGTGCGGCTGGCGGCAGGGCCGGATCACCGGCTGTTGTTGCCGGCCGCCGCGCTCGGCGGCGCCGGCCTGCTGATCCTGGCTGACCTGGCGGCCCGCACCGTTGCTGCTCCGGCCGAGGTGCCGGTTGGGCTGATAACCGCGCTGGCCGGCGGCCCGTTCTTCCTGGCCCTCATTTTGCGCTCGCGCCAGCGCTACGGGTGGGAATGA
- a CDS encoding cytochrome c biogenesis protein produces the protein MALRTLGKLLIGLWMAGVMIATFVVIPSYQGLGDAGRIVILHVPTAWVAVVAFTVSAVFSGLYLWRRRLADDHRATAAAESGLLFTLLATLTGMIFSQVAWGIFWNWDPRQVTIFILLLIYAALFVLRAAIDDPDRRRTLASVYSLFAFVTMPFLMFVAPRMAESTLHPNCAFIRGSDCDGITLQVGHVGVLGDQKVQLLDLSQNGDLVTARVQVSAPGLASEAVLTPGFDLAAGAYTDRPAIPGQRFTLALEEVDIASGTVRLNIEAPGTGLLANQRTLWVFLAANLGFTALFVWMFLVRSQVLDLETAVEQRKVAWA, from the coding sequence ATGGCGCTCAGAACGCTAGGCAAGCTGCTGATCGGCCTGTGGATGGCCGGTGTGATGATCGCGACCTTTGTGGTAATCCCCTCCTACCAGGGCCTCGGCGACGCCGGGCGGATCGTGATCCTGCACGTGCCGACCGCCTGGGTCGCCGTAGTCGCCTTTACCGTGTCAGCCGTTTTCAGCGGGTTATACCTCTGGCGTCGCCGCCTCGCCGATGATCATCGGGCAACCGCCGCAGCCGAGAGCGGGCTGTTGTTTACCCTGCTGGCGACGCTCACCGGAATGATCTTCTCGCAGGTGGCCTGGGGCATCTTCTGGAACTGGGATCCGCGGCAGGTGACGATCTTTATCCTGCTGCTGATCTATGCGGCCCTGTTCGTGCTTCGCGCGGCGATTGACGATCCTGACCGACGCCGCACCCTTGCCTCAGTCTATAGCCTCTTCGCCTTCGTCACCATGCCGTTCCTGATGTTCGTCGCGCCACGTATGGCCGAGAGCACGCTTCACCCGAACTGCGCCTTTATCCGGGGTAGCGACTGTGACGGCATTACGCTCCAGGTAGGCCATGTGGGGGTGCTGGGCGATCAAAAGGTGCAGTTGCTCGATCTAAGTCAGAACGGCGATCTGGTAACCGCTCGCGTGCAGGTGAGCGCGCCGGGCCTGGCCAGCGAAGCCGTTCTGACGCCGGGCTTTGATCTGGCGGCAGGCGCGTACACTGATCGGCCTGCCATCCCTGGCCAGCGCTTCACGCTGGCTCTGGAAGAGGTGGATATAGCCAGCGGCACGGTGCGCCTGAACATCGAAGCGCCCGGAACCGGCCTCCTGGCTAATCAGCGCACGCTATGGGTTTTCCTGGCGGCCAATCTTGGCTTCACGGCCCTGTTCGTCTGGATGTTCCTGGTACGGTCGCAGGTGCTGGATCTGGAAACCGCCGTGGAGCAGCGAAAGGTGGCATGGGCATGA
- a CDS encoding extracellular solute-binding protein, which produces MVRMISPIVVRLAVALALVLLAVAGGGSPAAAQSAPQVVNIYSARHYGALESVFKRFTQETGIEVRLSQGSVQSLLERLRAEGRATPADAVLFIDAGGLWIAAEEGLLQRVDSAVLRQNVPNALRDPTDRWFGLTQRARVIVYNVNRVRPSELSTYAALGDPRWNGRLCLRPSSHIYTQALVAHFIALHGEKVTEEQIVRPWVRNNPRYIDSDTRILETIAAGGCDVGITNHYYVAQQLARNPDFPVRIFWPNQNEAGAHVNVSGMGVTTAARNRDNAIRLLEWLSTDGKGQGAAPDTLSGGNFEYPANPVAPVHPIVAGFGTFKIDPIGKFEYGRFQPAAIRLMERAGYR; this is translated from the coding sequence ATGGTTCGCATGATCAGTCCAATCGTCGTTCGTCTGGCCGTCGCGCTTGCTCTCGTACTGCTAGCCGTTGCCGGCGGCGGCAGCCCGGCGGCGGCGCAGTCGGCGCCGCAGGTGGTCAACATCTACTCGGCGCGCCATTATGGTGCGCTGGAGAGCGTGTTCAAGCGCTTCACCCAGGAAACCGGCATCGAAGTGCGCCTCTCGCAGGGTTCGGTGCAGTCGTTGCTCGAACGGCTGCGGGCCGAGGGGCGCGCCACCCCGGCGGACGCTGTGCTCTTCATTGATGCCGGCGGGCTGTGGATCGCCGCCGAAGAGGGTTTGTTGCAGCGCGTCGATTCGGCTGTCCTGCGCCAGAACGTTCCCAACGCCCTGCGCGACCCGACCGATCGCTGGTTTGGACTGACGCAACGGGCCCGGGTTATTGTTTACAACGTGAACCGGGTCCGCCCCTCGGAACTCTCGACCTACGCGGCTCTGGGCGATCCCAGGTGGAATGGCCGGCTCTGTCTGCGTCCCAGTTCACACATCTATACCCAGGCGCTAGTTGCGCATTTTATTGCCCTGCACGGCGAGAAGGTCACGGAGGAGCAGATTGTTCGTCCGTGGGTGCGGAACAATCCCCGGTACATTGATAGCGATACGCGCATCCTCGAAACCATCGCCGCCGGGGGCTGCGACGTCGGGATCACCAATCACTACTACGTAGCCCAGCAACTCGCCCGCAACCCTGATTTCCCGGTGCGCATCTTCTGGCCAAACCAGAATGAGGCCGGCGCCCACGTCAACGTGTCGGGCATGGGCGTTACCACTGCTGCGCGGAACCGGGACAACGCCATCCGGCTGCTCGAATGGCTCTCCACCGACGGCAAGGGCCAGGGCGCCGCACCGGACACGCTCTCGGGCGGCAACTTCGAGTATCCGGCCAACCCGGTCGCGCCAGTGCATCCCATCGTCGCCGGGTTTGGCACATTTAAGATTGACCCGATCGGCAAGTTCGAGTATGGTCGCTTCCAGCCCGCCGCGATCCGGTTGATGGAACGGGCCGGGTATCGGTAG